The sequence gttggttctgtggtattggcatttcatcatttcatcaaatCACACATGTCAAATGAGGCACATCAACTATCACTTTCAGTGCATTTGGCCCACTAATAAACATGTTCCTGTACTGTATTCTTTGTCTAATCTGTATGTGAGGGATTTCTTGGCCTGGAGCAGCAACTTCCTGGTGTCTTTGCTGGTTGCCTGGAAACTGTTATTGgtcaagaaatagtccagcatcCCCTATTTAACAGCGAATTGCTGTGTTTATACTTATTTTTGTAGTGACAAGATATAATGGATTAATTagtaagctttagaggtgctggtaggcaggttttgttactgttaaaacagagccaggctagctgtttccccctgttttcagtctttgtgctaaagctaagctagctcCAGCTACATATTCACCTTGTAGACATAACAGTGGTACTGATTTTCTAATCAaactcttggaaagaaagtgaataagcatatttcccaaaactatttctttctctctttacagTGACACTTCATGTTATCTCCATTTATGTGTCAAGAATATTTAGAAGTTGCAGAGCAATGCCAAAATAAGTGAATATTTAATTAAACCTGCCTTAATAGATACTCCTTGCATTTCTGTATTGGGTTTATATTCAGGATATACAATAAAGCATTTAATTATTACCAAGTGTCATCTCCCTCTAAAAGCTGAAAGGAAAAATCGAACAAATCACACGCAGTccatacacaaaaaacacacacagacacttttttttcaacaaactTGTTTCCCTTTCAAACCAATATCGCAATATTGACACCATCACAACAAATTTGATTCAGGTTTTTCATCactatcatcattattatctgTGATCATAATCATCTTTATGCATATTTAAATGAACTTCTTGTTACATCAAGATGAACAGGCACTACACCAGTTAGGAGATAAAAGTACATCACTAACTATGAACATACATCTTCTAGACCGCTAATATACGGTAGGGTGTCCACAACATGAGCTGCTGTCCCCTGTGTGCATAAGGAAGAGATCATCAACATAAAAAAGCATTTACATGTACACCTTTTTACTGCTTCAACGTGGTTAGGTCTCATTTTCAACTCAACACAGTTGTACAGTTACAATAGAATATAATCTTTAAATTACATCATCATATACAAATCTGACAGCGTGGGATAACGTCACGCTTTTATGATACACTGACGATTCCATTGCAATGAAATTCATACGATATGGTACCTATTAATATGTTTTCCATTgctgttattttaatgaaacacatttacatgtataaCACTACATTTTGTCTTAATAGTCAatcactatttttttaaaacattttttttctgttacattTACACAGCTCATACACACtggatgatgaagatgttttcccCCAAAATATTAACCTggttatgttgtgtgtgtgtgtgtgaattcgTGTGTATCGTGTATACCCTACGTTTAATGCgtgcatatgtttgtgtgcatgtgtgtatgtgtgtgtgtgtgtgtgtgcatacgtgCATTGAGGATGTGGGACAGTTTGATGATAGGAGTCCTTTTTGCTATGCTGGACAGCTTTACTCTAAGACACAACTTGTGAGCTGGTGATGTGTTTCTCCTCATGTGTGAGACCCAAACCTGTCAAATCCTGTTCCAGACACAGAGCTAAACACATCTGACTGCTGTTGGTCCaatgaaatttttaaaaacttcagGACAACTAAGTTATAAAAAGCCTCTCTCCCATCTAATCATTTCATCAGAGATTTAGGTGCAACTTGTAGCAAGATAACTCACTAATTGACATCTGATGACTTCTATAAATTTAACTTCTATGGAGCatgttaaagatttaaaaataaccACGTAACGCACTGTGTAAGAGTCATCTTACAGGCAGTGCAGTACTGGTGACAAATGTATTCCCTGTGTCATTGCGCAGTGTTTTGCAGACAAATGAAGTTTGGGTGGACTGGGAGGCAGCTACAAGTTGATCTTCACTGAAGCTGTTTCACATGAGATATGTGAACTTATTGCATGGAGAGAAAACGGATAGTTGATGGTATTGGGTCATTCTTTGGCTCAGCAGGGAAATGGGCCACATAACTAGTGCTTTTTGCTAGGTAGGGCTTTAAATGACAGTAGAGAACCATGTTTAGACAACATGACCTCTTCCAAGCCCAAACACTAGTACATTCATGTCCTGTTGGAGAGGCTTTGATCTTCAGACAACGGTCTGTAGCACAGTAACGCATCGCCATGCCTCCATTGGCCCCTCGCTCTGGAAGAAAAGTGCCCGTCATAGGCATTGTTCAAAACCCTCCTCTTATACTGCAGTGGCAACCTCAAGAAGATGACTTGATCCGACTTCGCTCTGAGGGAATGTATCACTGGTGTTTCTTGTTAGCAGAAGTGGATTAAAATGAGACCTGAATTACTGAACCAAGAATGAAAGCTTCTGTGGAAACTGTATATCCTTGCCATGGATTGCATGAAGATGATATTGTCAATTTTGTGatgctaagaaaaaaaaatccatgttgaaaataaaagaaacaaacataaaatcagTTCGTCAAACAAGCTTCCTCTCATGAAAACAGAAGCATGTGCATGTCCAGAAGCATGTGATGCTAAAAAGTGAACTCTGCATTTGTAGTTGAAGTGTTGCATCAAGTTGTAGCCTTAACAAGGCTGCAGGATTCAGGGAATGCAAGTTGTTGCATAGCACATGCTGCTATGCAAGTTcagaaacagttaaaaacacataGCACTGCACACACTGGATAAGAGGTTGgaccaaatcacaaaaaaaaaaaaaaaaaaaaaaaaaatagaggataCTGTCTGTGGTACTTTTAACACTACACAGCATTCCCAATGTAAGAATGACGACTGACCACACACAGCATTAAAAATGCTACACAAAAATGGCATCACACTGTATATACACAATGCAGGTTAGAGAAGCTCGTCTTTGTCGAATGGGTATAATTGATTATATTATCTTCCCATTTTCACTGCATTATACGCTAAATACAGCTACACAGAGAAGCAATGTGTTCCTGCACTGTCTTGATGTTATAGTTGAGTGTGTATATACTGGAATAACTGCTGctcctgtttttaaatgtgtaagtCCACCCACCCCAAATGCTggataaaatatattatactgATATATTGTCTTTTAGGTTACTAAGTTTTTATTTAGGCAAGACTGCTTGGCGCATCTGTTGGGCAAGGGATGTGTTGCTCTTAAGTCTCTGGCTATGTGCGGTGCAATTGGACGGGACAGTTCAAGCTGCCTCCAATGGCGTGTCCTTGTCCAGTAACGTGACTAGACTGGCTCGACGTAATTGGCCGGGTACAGTCCCTCTCGGCCGTTGTCCAAACGACCTCTACACCAGCCTtgctcatcttcatcctcagtcTTGGTCAGTTCATCACCTGTGAAGGAGACATCACTCCTTAATCAACACACAGTCTTTTGTCAAATAGTCAGTGtgaatcaaaaatgaaaatatctgtAAATACTGCTCCACATTTCTGCTGATTTACATGCAATGCTCTATAGATTTTATGTAATATAGTATATTTTTGTACAGGATTGTTGTCagaattttagaaatactgaggtcttGAATCCAAGTCTCCCACCCTCCCAGTAACATTTGTCCAGACagcaaaaatattgttttgttttgtatctttaatatatttgatttattcagctaaagaaatagtttgacattttgggaaatacacttattcactttcttgctgagaggtagatgagaagatcaatacataTTTTAACTTCTGACAGAGGCAGGCTGGCTCtctccccctgcttccagtctttgtgctaatcTAAACTGACTGGCCGActggcttcatatttactgtacaggtTTAACATCTTACTAGGCACCCCTGTTTTTCTAAACAAGACTTAAAATAATGTACCCACAATAACATTAGAGGTAACTCTTGAAATTTTACAATCAAAAAGTGAGAATGAATATAAGGGATCCTGAAAATAGTGCCACTTAGGCTTAAGTGTCCCACAGGTGGGACAGTGTCATTTAACAGGTCAAGAGTGgaatcaatcttctcatctaactcttgtcAAGATGTTATATGAACTATTGTTGTTCTTGTTGgcttaaaatgtcaaatctaTAAAATGAAATTCTTCCATTATTCTCCCCGAAAAATACAGAGGACACAACCTCAGTGTGTTTATAGAGCCATCAAGATTTCCAGCTttctttaaatttgtttttaccCCATCTAATGGATATAAGTAACTTGAATTTGATTAGGCTGTGCCATTTAACATACCAACCCAGTTTCATCCCCGATAAATGTAATTTGAACAATTTGCAAAAAGAACAAATACGCTAATATGCAGgtataaaaatgtctttaaagaccCCCATCATATCTTTGATATCACATCTTAAATGTCAAACTAATTACGTGGTTAAAAATAGCATCTaggtgtggagggggggggggggggggggggtcaagaTTTAGATGCACAGCTGTGGCTTCTTCATtagttatttttctgtgtaaagCTTGTCTCTAAATTGTTAGTCATGTCACTATGTGGGGTTTTAAAGGACTCTTTCAGACCATTTCCCAAGGAGCTTGTGTTAATTGGTGGCAAGCGCCTGTAATTTGTTTTCCATGTAGCTATTATTGACTAATCACTGCTATCTTCTATAGAGGAAGGGAGCTTTAGAATAGAAATAAGGACAGAGTCGGTGATTTCTGACCACCTATCGAGCTCCAGCTCATCCTCTTGTCCTAAAACTACTGCAGACAGTGTCCCAGGCCCTTCACATGTTCATAAATTCATGTgtaatctacagtatgtgtatcaTGAGTCCATATGAGACAAAATCATCTAACCTATGTCTTCTGGTCACTGATAATTACCTGCTTTGAAGGTGAGCTCATCCTGTTCCTGGCCTTCATAGTCATAGAGAGCTCGCACGCGGACCCCTTTCCCAGTGCTAGAATCATCTTCGAATGAGTTCCCGTTTCCACCGTTTTCGTTGCCGGAGTACGTAGCGGGCTGCTCATCATCAGACCACTCAGTCGAGTAAGCTTGGTTCTTATCGTAGCTGCTCAcgctggaggagagagagaattcAGGGTGAGATTTGGTGTTAAGTGACCTCAAAACCAAAGACAAAGAATAAGACTGGTggtattctattttttttttattgttaacaAATACCATGAAAAATAGACCTTCATTGCtgcccaaaaactattaaaaacacatcaatgagccacactatCACACTGGGTGACAAGTTCCTTAAATACAATGAGCATGAGCACTGTAGTTTACTCTGAATTGATCTGTAGATGAAAATAGTCCCcccaaaaatgcatttttactgttttagaaaattatttagccttttaaaaaatgaaagtatatatTCATGACTGGGGACACAGAGTGGGAAGGTAAGTCAGAATATAttaagagacagacaaacacattgttggtttgtttttttttcatcggATTTGTGAATATCACCTGCTTTATCCTTTAAGaattaaaatgacacaaaaataaatattcgtGACTTCATACAATTTAACGATAagattaaatacaaaatgtaatttcatgagtaaacagtgtgtttaaatgtgattGATTAGGggttttaaatgataaatgtctTGAACTAACCTGCTGCGGTCACCAGGTGGAGCCACATGGTCGGTGCTCGGAGTGGGTGGGGCTCCGtctggtttcttcttctttggagGAGCGCTGGCCTGGTCTGGGTTGTATTCCTGgtgaaaagtgtaaaaaaaggcaaatcaaaacagaattaaaaaaaattaaaaactagcAGTGGATTATAACtcaagagaaaacattttttgatgttCTTGTATGAAGGTATGATGTTGTACCTCAAACGCAGGCCAGTTCATATGCATCCCAGGGCCGTGGTTGTTGCTGAACCACTTCAGGTcctcttgtgtatttgcagcCAGGACCGTGCGCTCTAGTTCTCTGTATATTGTGGAATAGCTGAGGAGAGGAAAATAGAACAAATAGTGACAATGAAAGCACCAGAAGGGGCCTGCATGGAGATGCTGCCAATTTGGCAACAGAACCTACAGTGTAGTTCAAATTCTGAGTTGAGAGAGATCCAACGTTGGGTCGTGACAAAACTAAAGTGTCTCCCTGAGTTTTAATCCTGAAGTGGGAGCCCGCAACAGCTGAAGTATTTGGCCTGAATTATCTCAAGCTTGTACAAGGatattgttgtttatgttgtcaCTGTTTTCCCAGATCACTGCCATagattaatagattaaaaagGACACATTCACCTTGTAGTTTTATTCCCTAAAATACAGGATAAACCAATATGACCAGGTTTCATTCTGACCTACACTGAAAATCTCTACTACATTCAGTCCAGgtgtttttttccaaagttGGAACAACTAAATGGATGCTGTGTATTGAAGCAGTGAGCTACAATATGTTTCTTAATGTCTTAATGTGGTAGTGATATAATGTCTCTCTTCAGATGTTAATCTAAAGCTTGATTTAGTGATCCTGGAGTATAGTAAGTATATTTAGTTTGTGCATATTTAATATAAAGCCAAAACAATCTCACAGGGCACCTAAACTGAATTTTTTGAGAGATGTAACAGGTGTAACTGCGAAGTGGAGAAATagattaatttaaatatatttaagagGAGGATCTAAAGTTTGACTTTACTGGTGCTGTGGTTGTCATGATCATactgaaaccagaaaatatacatatttgttTGGCCTTTGTGGTAATGACAACATAATTGATCTTTTCCAGTTTCTGAGAGTGAATTTGTGCTTTTATCTTCAGTGGGCATTTCTATGAGTCATTATAGTTGTAGAAAATAATATTCACTTACAGCACATGTCTAATCTGTTGAATCTGTTGTGGTATAAATGGAATCTGGCAATAAATTACAAGAAAATTCACTGCTGCACTTCAGAGGATGAAGTGGTCCTAAAAATATACAggctcatatatatatatatatatatatatatatatatatatatgcagcaTCCGTTTTGTCTGCAtttgtacaaataaatacatttttgtcttggttttataacaaaaaaagatttgctTGATTGAGGAGGCAATAaaggtaataaataaaatgaaattatgatCCTTGAGTGTGTCCAGTCTTATTTCATGTGGgacacaatgaaaacaaaagaagttCCTTTCAAAACTGAGTTTTCACGTTTTCTAGCAGTGCAAAAGTTCACCAAAAAcccagccaatcaaatcaaCGCAAATGGGGTCATACATAGGAAAAGAGAGGTGTGAAATGACATAAATCAATGGAAACCAAAGATGGCAGGTTTGGTTAAAGAGCCTGAAAATCACTTTGCTATGCGTCCTGGCTTTGTTGTAACACGCAGGTTAAAAACAGCCCAGAATATGACAAGCGTTCACAGTGAACAAAATTCAGTTTGGCAGAAACGTCATTGACTGAATCATCAATTAATTACTTTAGTGAGTCTGAACTCTAATGAGAAATGCATGCCTGGTTGAGAAGTGTGTTGAGATTAATCAGTCTGAAGTGAACTGTACTGAATGTGACACACTGAATCAAATtaatctattaaaaaaaaaagtttacaatGTGATTATTTctgattaaaagtaaaaatcaaagGTGAATTACcaatatgacacagaaaagtgATTCCTAATTTCCACCACGACAGTACACCAAAAATGAGATCAATCCATATCCAACAAGTGAATCACTTCAGTCTTACACACATTAAAGACCTTAAAGACACTGTACATATATCAAGACTTTTGTCTTTTGCTCCAAGGTCAGTTTTAGCTCTCATGGAGCATTTCACAGTCAGATTAATAAAACTGCTTCCTTCCGCCTGACTGACCTTTGGTTCTCAGTGAGGTTAAGATGGCGTTTGATGTCCAGCAAGGCTTCCTTGAGGAAGGTCAGCCTCTTGACTTCATGCTGCTGGCACTGGTCAAACACCTGCTCCATGCTCTCCATGTACTGCGGGGTGCATTTGTTCAGCTCGTCCAGAGACTTCTCATACTTCTCTTTAGCCTGAGACAGAGATCAGA is a genomic window of Thunnus maccoyii chromosome 4, fThuMac1.1, whole genome shotgun sequence containing:
- the LOC121895400 gene encoding protein kinase C and casein kinase substrate in neurons protein 1-like; amino-acid sequence: MSVSYDETAGADDTMDSFWEVGNYKRAVKRFDDGHRLCNDLMSCLQERAKIEKAYGDQLTAWSKRWRQLIEKGPQYGSVERAWLAVMTEAEKVSELHQDVKNNLTNDDVEKVKNWQKEAYHKQMIGGFKEAKEAEEGFKKAQKPWAKKLKEMETAKKGYHMACKEEKLAAAREANGKTEASVTPDQQKKLHEKVDKCKQDMQKAKEKYEKSLDELNKCTPQYMESMEQVFDQCQQHEVKRLTFLKEALLDIKRHLNLTENQSYSTIYRELERTVLAANTQEDLKWFSNNHGPGMHMNWPAFEEYNPDQASAPPKKKKPDGAPPTPSTDHVAPPGDRSSVSSYDKNQAYSTEWSDDEQPATYSGNENGGNGNSFEDDSSTGKGVRVRALYDYEGQEQDELTFKAGDELTKTEDEDEQGWCRGRLDNGREGLYPANYVEPV